A region of the Myxococcus stipitatus DSM 14675 genome:
ACGGACCCTGTGGTTGCAGCAATTTTCGCGACCGAAAGCTCCAACTACGGCAAAGGAGTTTTGCAAATTGCCTCTCCTGAGGATCTTGTGGGTGTTGAACTTTCTGCAGGGAATGTTCTTGCAGACCTTGAGCGGGAAATAGCGGTGGGATTGGCTCCATTGGATTTCGCCAAGAGGGCAAGTACGACAGTCACCGCCGCCGAGGCGCGCGCGATTCTTCGAAAGCTGGGGGTAGGGGTTCCAGGCCGAATTCCAGATAAGGGTGCTTTGAGTGACGCGCTCAGGAATGCGCCCAGCCTCTCTCAGGAGCAGATTGAAGGCTTCATCATGGAGGCTGTAACCAAGGTGAAGACGCCATGAGCAGCAGGACCATCGAATTTGGTGTAGCGGGGGTTTCCCATGTCGAAGGGCGAACGCTTATCAGGGGACGAATTCATTCTGGCCCCCTTCGAGTGGGAGACAGGTTCGTGGTTTCGTTCCGCTTGGTTCCAATGAAGGAGCCAGGTGGTTATGGACCTTCTCTGCGAACTGGCGACCATGCCGTGTCGCTCCGTGTGGAGTCCATTCATGCCTATCGCCGCGCCTTCGATGAGCTTGAGGCGGGGATGACAGCGGAACTGGAGATGTCGGGCGAGGATGTGCGCAACCTCAATGATGGGGATGTTCTCGCAGCAACCGTTTCCGACGAAGGCTGAAGAAGCGGGTTGGCAGCTCGCTGTGCCTCTCTTGGTTTTCGAGGGGCACAGCACCCAGCTCGGAAACGTCGGAACGCTGACTTGGTTCCAGGCGGATGTGCGGGGAATCGAGGTGGGTCATCCTCGATGGAGAAGGGGCGAGGTTCGGCAAAGAACTCGATTTCTTCTGACAGCGTTGCGTGAGGGAGAACGATGTCGAAGATCGTCGTGGTTCCACGCAAAGGGAGCGACATCGCACGTCTCGCCAGGGCAGTTCGACAGGTCTTGCCAATGAGCCTGGCTGAAATCCAGGGACGCGACGAATCCTCTCCTCTGGCGGAGTTCACGCTCTTCGGCAACGACCATGAGGAGGCTGTTCGGTGCCTCAATCAGTTGCTAGGCGCACTCGCCCAACAAGGGATCCAATCTCAGATGTACGAGCTACGCCCTGGCGAGAAGCTGGAGGACGTCACGAATCGCGATGAGCTTGAGGTCTCCGAGGAACAGGTAGAGAGCATCCTCCTCTCCCACGAGCGGGAGCTTGCACGGCAACATGCGTGGGGCGGACGCGGCGAAAGGAGCTGATGCCATGGTCTTTGGGTCCAGGTGTCAGGTTGCCTCATCTTCGAGAAAGGGGCTGCTCCGGCAGTCCTCTTGCGGCGTGTTGACCGAAACTCGAGTGCTCAGGCGGACTGAGTGGTTGCCGCAGGGATGCAGCGACCACGGATGGGGTGATGAATGGAGTTGGATGCGGTGAGACGGAGCCTTGTCGAGAACGGACTCTATGTGCGCCCGACTCCGTTCTCCATGGAAGGGGCCTTGTTTGTCAGTAGAAGAGATCTTCGCTTCGAGGCGGAGGATGGGCTCCATGGTTGGAGGGAGTCATTCCTGCTGCGTCGTGAACAACATCGCTGGGTTGTCAGCAGGGCTCTCCATGGAAAGGCTTATGTGGATGAAATTGTGTTCTCGAGCCTGGACGAGGTGGTTCGATATGCACATCAATTCTTCAACGCGAGTCTATTGTCCATGGGGGCGAATGATGCCACGGCGGATGTGGAACTCGGTGAAGAGGTCTCAGAGTCGTTCTGGGATATCATCCACCGTGCGAATGGCCAAGCAGAGGAGTTGAAGCGGATTCTCTGGGAGATGAGCGAGGCGGAGGTCGCTCAATTCCACGAAGAGTTCGTTCGGACAGCCTCCGTGCTCAGAGGAGAGCCGTTTGACAGGATGCTGGGCCCAGATGTTTCTGAGGATGGGTTGATGGACATCGCGTACTGGTCGGTTGTGCAAGGTCGCGAGTTCTACGAGAGCATTCTCAAGCGACCCGAGACGATTCCGCGATGGGTCAGTGTCGGAGACCCCGCCCTCATGCACCACGTGACCAGTCGGGTCTTCAAGGAGAAGTTCGGCAAGGAACTCGATTTCTTCTGAACTCAATCCGACCATCCTGAGCCTCCTTCAGGCCCAGGTTCCACATCCCGCCATCTCCGAGAGCGCCGCCGCTCCATCCACCACCCTACAGCGGCGTATTGACCGTGACGCCCTCGCGGCCCGTGCTCCAGTCGCGCAGGTACTTGTTGAGCGCCCCGAAGAACTGGATCGACACCAGGTCCGCCACACCGAACAGCTCGCGCAGCAGCGGCTCCACGTGGTGGTTGTGTGTCTCAGCCGCGTCGGCGTCGACGTACTCCTCGATGATCGAGTAGTGCCCGGGCTTCTGCGTGGTGCACCACTGGTAGCGCAGCGTCCCCGGCTCGGTCGCCGCCTCCGCGGCCAGGGCCTTCGCTACCCGCAGGAACGTCGCTTCCCCATCCGCCCGGGCCTTGAACTCCACCAACACCAGCAGACTCATCCGATTCTCCTAGGCACGCCATGCCTCGAGGGTCGGAAGTTCTCGTAACACCCAGCTTGCGGGATGTCGCTCGATTTACACCCCGCCCGCCTCAGCGCTTCGCCTTGCCCTTCTCCTTCATCGGGAACGGCGCCGCGTCGATGCGCACGCCGATGTACGAAGGAAAGCGCGGCACCCCGTCATTCGACAGCTCCTGATACCGGAACGTGATGATGGTCCCCACCGGCGGCGGCGCTCCTCGCTCCGCATCCGAGAACCCCGTCCCCACGCTGAAGCCCTTCCCGTTGCGCAGCTCCACCTCCAACGCCCCCAACCGCCCCTTGTGCCGCCCCGCTCCCGCCACGTGCCCCACCACGATGGCCTCGTCGTCCTTGAAGCTCTTCACCTTCAACAACGTGTGCGAGCGCCCCACCTCGTAGCGAGACCCCGGCTTGCGCAACATCAGCCCCTCGCCCCCCAAACCCTCCACCCGCTCCAACTCCGCGCGCAGATGCACCGTCCCCTGGCACCGCTCGTGCGGATGCCACTGCGCATACGCTGGCTTCGCCGCCCCCAACCACTCACGACACCGCTCCAGCCGCTGCTCGAAGTCCGCGTCCACCCCCGGCGCGTCGAACACGAGGAACATCAACTCCTTCCAGTCCTGACTCTTGTCCTGCCGACGCACCACGCTCACCGTGCGCTGGAAGCGCTTGCGCCCGCCAAACAACTCCCCATCCAACGGGAAGTCCGGCAGCCCCGCCGTGAACCACTCCGGCGCCAGGTACTCGTTGCCCAGCCGCGACCAGAAGCGCTTGCCATCCCAGTACGCCCGCACCCCGTCCAGCTTCTCGCTCATCCACCAGTCCGTGAGGTCCACGTCGTTCTCCCACGACTGCGCGAGCAGCAGCGGCGGGGCCTTCTCGGCGGACTCCTCGGCGTCACCCTCCGCGCTCTTCGCACGCGTCGCCCGGGCCGGCGGCGCATCGCCACCCACCCGCGCATCCTCCGCGGCGTCACCCCGGAGCTTGCGCAGGTGCTTGCACGTGCGCCGCTCGATGGCGATGGACTGGTTGCGCCACGCGGGACACGAGCAGGAATAGACACCCCCCGTGTTCTTCAGGATGTAGGGCTTGGAGCCCGAGCCCTGCATCTGCGCCTGCTCACCGTCCGCGATGTCCGCCAAGGATGTCTCCTCCA
Encoded here:
- a CDS encoding DUF4240 domain-containing protein — protein: MELDAVRRSLVENGLYVRPTPFSMEGALFVSRRDLRFEAEDGLHGWRESFLLRREQHRWVVSRALHGKAYVDEIVFSSLDEVVRYAHQFFNASLLSMGANDATADVELGEEVSESFWDIIHRANGQAEELKRILWEMSEAEVAQFHEEFVRTASVLRGEPFDRMLGPDVSEDGLMDIAYWSVVQGREFYESILKRPETIPRWVSVGDPALMHHVTSRVFKEKFGKELDFF
- a CDS encoding putative quinol monooxygenase, whose product is MSLLVLVEFKARADGEATFLRVAKALAAEAATEPGTLRYQWCTTQKPGHYSIIEEYVDADAAETHNHHVEPLLRELFGVADLVSIQFFGALNKYLRDWSTGREGVTVNTPL
- a CDS encoding DNA ligase yields the protein MADIADGEQAQMQGSGSKPYILKNTGGVYSCSCPAWRNQSIAIERRTCKHLRKLRGDAAEDARVGGDAPPARATRAKSAEGDAEESAEKAPPLLLAQSWENDVDLTDWWMSEKLDGVRAYWDGKRFWSRLGNEYLAPEWFTAGLPDFPLDGELFGGRKRFQRTVSVVRRQDKSQDWKELMFLVFDAPGVDADFEQRLERCREWLGAAKPAYAQWHPHERCQGTVHLRAELERVEGLGGEGLMLRKPGSRYEVGRSHTLLKVKSFKDDEAIVVGHVAGAGRHKGRLGALEVELRNGKGFSVGTGFSDAERGAPPPVGTIITFRYQELSNDGVPRFPSYIGVRIDAAPFPMKEKGKAKR